A section of the Pleuronectes platessa chromosome 7, fPlePla1.1, whole genome shotgun sequence genome encodes:
- the si:dkey-29p10.4 gene encoding E3 ubiquitin/ISG15 ligase TRIM25: MGNLLDTPTSCPLCSELTMEPVTLKCNHSFCQRCIGDLWSVSPDGPYHCPEWRCKTVYRTLPFDRSLMSSPGRWAAGTSSNDEQNKLDAALKRPSLSSRLLGKRKASTPAPEQPATKRSTVESPCERPIDLEMPTASISDNSKRSTGLETSEKKLHPESTQSESGDGPSCSDKSDSKAAPASDVLRDSSNQPSQRKAEVVTLVDSESSDEVDICEAPPLTTPRRDTLGRESHASPKTPASPANVDYIPRFSQPEKDKSPVPHVKPPLVFTKHPAASGSSSNVGVFYTTESKYSSPVPCHYCPKTVYQSAVKTCLVCGASMCSEHLRPHLDSPVFQNHTLVPPVEDISPWRCQEHQEINRIYCRQCVVCVCTVCTVIGSHRGHVCISIREAERELRGNLKEEIKQLQDAEQQVESRVTELKQKKETSRVVLSEARKGVQQQYEAIREALEQEEQSTLQCVLKEESRVLGGLEAKLSLLSSNLLSIQQGLHTLEELADAKGDQRVQEQAFIMEYSKVTQLGSNLGSCLQQSEAPEEVDQARLKCLQSWTEKRLDTITLTVPGEDGDLYRLLYGTIPILDADTAHSKLQLSNSNRKVTYSETQQIYTEHEARFSSFPQVLASSALEGGRWYWEVSVPVDEGRWKVGLSEGQIERKGQRDNSRLGFNSFSWCVACDRRKVEAVHNKVSVPLDVDKLQRVGVFLDFEEGILSFFNVTPGGSLVLMHSYQHTFSDALYPAFSVSKTQLTICDLFQT; the protein is encoded by the exons ATGGGGAACTTGCTGGACACCCCGACGAGCTGCCCGCTGTGCAGCGAGCTGACCATGGAGCCCGTCACCCTGAAGTGTAACCACAGCTTCTGCCAGCGGTGCATCGGGGACCTGTGGAGCGTCTCACCGGACGGGCCGTACCACTGTCCGGAGTGGAGGTGTAAGACCGTGTACCGCACTCTGCCGTTCGACCGCAGCCTGATGTCCTCCCCGGGCCGATGGGCTGCAG GCACATCCAGTAATGATGAGCAGAACAAACTCGACGCAGCGTTGAAGAGGCCCTCCCTCTCCAGCAGACTCCTGGGGAAGAGAAAGGCCAGCACCCCTGCACCAGAGCAACCTGCCACGAAGCGATCGACTGTGGAATCTCCCTGTGAGCGCCCCATCGACCTTGAGATGCCCACCGCTTCAATTTCAGACAATTCTAAGCGGTCTACTGGTCTGGAGACATCTGAGAAAAAACTGCACCCAGAATCTACACAGTCTGAGAGCGGTGATGGCCCATCCTGCAGTGACAAGTCTGACAGCAAGGCAGCACCTGCAAGTGATGTGCTACGAGACTCCTCAAACCAGCCGAGCCAGCGTAAAGCAGAGGTCGTCACATTGGTTGACTCTGAAAGCTCGGATGAAGTCGATATATGTGAGGCACCTCCTCTTACAACCCCAAGAAGAGACACACTAGGGAGAGAAAGTCATGCATCACCAAAGACACCGGCCTCACCTGCCAACGTGGATTATATTCCTAGGTTCTCACAGCCTGAAAAAGATAAGTCTCCTGTACCTCACGTCAAGCCACCTCTGGTATTCACCAAACATCCGGCTGCTTCAGGATCCTCAAGTAATGTTGGTGTCTTTTACACGACGGAGAGCAAATACTCCAGCCCTGTGCCCTGCCATTACTGCCCCAAAACGGTGTATCAGTCTGCTGTGAAGACCTGTCTAGTGTGTGGAGCTTCCATGTGTTCAGAGCACCTGCGCCCCCACCTGGACTCCCCAGTGTTTCAGAATCACACCCTGGTTCCTCCGGTGGAGGACATTTCTCCCTGGAGGTGCCAGGAGCACCAGGAGATAAACCGGATCTACTGTCGgcagtgtgtagtgtgtgtgtgcacagtgtgtACGGTCATAGGCTCACACCGCGGCCATGTCTGCATCAGCATccgggaggcagagagagagctcaGG GGCAACCTGAAAGAAGAGATCAAACAACTGCAGGATGCCGAACAGCAAGTGGAGAGCAGAGTGACTGAACTTAAGCAGAAGAAAGAGACGTCCAGA GTGGTTTTAAGTGAGGCACGAAAAGGAGTGCAGCAGCAGTACGAAGCCATCAGAGAGGccctggagcaggaggagcagtcaACTCTTCAGTGTGTGCTGAAGGAGGAGAGCAGGGTTCTGGGGGGACTAGAGGCCAAActcagcctcctcagcagcaACCTGCTCTCTATCCAGCAGGGCCTCCACACCCTGGAGGAGCTGGCTGATGCCAAGGGAGACCAACGCGTTCAGGAGCAGGCCTTCATTATG GAGTACAGCAAAGTTACCCAACT CGGCAGTAACTTGGGGAGCTGTTTGCAGCAGTCGGAGGCTCCAGAAGAAGTGGATCAGGCCCGGCTGAAGTGTTTGCAGAGCTGGACCGAGAAGCGTCTGGACACGATCACCCTCACCGTGCCTGGGGAAGACGGAGACCTCTACAGACTGCTCT ATGGTACCATCCCCATCCTGGATGCAGACACAGCTCACTCCAAGCTGCAGCTGTCAAACAGCAACAGGAAGGTGACGTACAGCGAGACGCAGCAGATCTACACGGAGCACGAGGCTCGCTTCAGCTCCTTCCCACAAGTCCTGGCCTCCTCGGCCCTGGAGGGGGGCCGCTGGTACTGGGAAGTGAGCGTGCCTGTGGACGAGGGTCGATGGAAGGTGGGGCTGAGCGAGGGGCAGATAGAGAGGAAGGGCCAAAGGGACAACTCTCGTCTGGGCTTCAACAGCTTCTCCTGGTGCGTGGCCTGCGACCGGAGGAAGGTGGAAGCCGTGCACAACAAGGTTTCTGTTCCTCTGGAcgtggacaagctgcagagggTGGGAGTGTTCCTCGACTTTGAGGAGGGTATTTTATCATTCTTTAATGtgacaccagggggcagtctAGTATTAATGCATTCCTATCAGCACACGTTTTCTGATGCTCTTTACCCAGCATTCTCTGTGTCAAAAACACAGCTGACGATCTGTGATCTGTTCCAGACATAA